Proteins from one Candidatus Omnitrophota bacterium genomic window:
- the lnt gene encoding apolipoprotein N-acyltransferase: MTLTLLALCGGILTGLSFNSEPTSFLIWFSLVPFIQVISKSSLKAGIFRAFLFGFAYYLVVIFWIAKVTFLGLIALVVYLSLYCVLFFLVGRYFLKKPLRLISLPCFWVLIEFLKENIWTGFGWANLGYSQYNNLHLIQVADIGGVKLISFLVVMANVFIWEVITTKGPKQKKAIVKKALFVCLIFLACFSYGAYRLKNLTEAGSLEVTVAQPNIPQSLKWDPSAASSIVDKLGSLAKETKKESLVIFPEAAWPYTVAQEDVEDLRSFAESIDRHILIGSVIKEGDKFYNSALLFQWRASAIRLCGSYRKIKLVPFGEYVPLRKLFSFIEVLNTIGDISPGETLSGFSQSGHNYSVLICFEDVLASYVTQMVGDSDFLVNITNDAWFGGNPQSFQHLGVMTLRAVENRVSIVRSANTGISGWVSFKGEIEKLTHQGKEVFFPAIKTFRISLNRVRGVYTFWGELFPVFCGMFLLAVFIKSSKD; this comes from the coding sequence ATGACTTTGACCTTACTAGCCTTATGCGGTGGTATACTCACCGGTTTGAGTTTTAATTCAGAACCAACTTCTTTTTTAATCTGGTTTTCTTTAGTTCCTTTTATTCAAGTAATAAGTAAGAGCTCGCTTAAGGCGGGAATTTTTAGAGCTTTTTTATTTGGCTTTGCCTATTATCTGGTAGTTATTTTTTGGATAGCTAAAGTTACCTTTTTGGGATTGATTGCCTTGGTTGTTTATCTTTCTTTGTATTGTGTATTGTTCTTTTTAGTCGGTCGTTACTTTTTAAAGAAACCTTTGAGACTTATCAGCCTACCTTGTTTTTGGGTTTTGATTGAGTTTTTGAAGGAGAATATTTGGACTGGTTTTGGCTGGGCTAACCTAGGGTATTCTCAGTATAATAATCTTCATTTAATCCAGGTAGCTGATATTGGCGGAGTTAAGCTGATTTCTTTTTTAGTCGTAATGGCTAATGTTTTTATTTGGGAAGTAATCACAACCAAAGGGCCAAAACAGAAAAAGGCGATCGTCAAGAAAGCTCTTTTTGTGTGTTTGATCTTTCTGGCTTGTTTTTCTTATGGAGCTTATCGGCTTAAGAACTTAACCGAGGCAGGTTCTTTAGAAGTTACAGTAGCTCAGCCAAATATTCCCCAAAGTTTAAAATGGGATCCTAGCGCAGCTTCTTCAATTGTAGATAAGTTGGGGTCATTAGCTAAAGAAACAAAGAAAGAATCTTTAGTCATTTTCCCTGAGGCAGCTTGGCCGTATACTGTAGCTCAAGAAGATGTAGAAGATTTGAGAAGTTTTGCTGAAAGTATAGATCGGCACATTCTCATTGGTTCAGTTATCAAAGAAGGAGATAAGTTTTATAATTCAGCCTTATTGTTTCAGTGGAGGGCATCAGCAATCCGTTTGTGTGGTTCTTATCGTAAAATAAAACTAGTTCCTTTTGGTGAGTATGTTCCTCTTAGGAAATTGTTTAGTTTTATTGAGGTGCTGAATACAATTGGAGACATAAGCCCCGGAGAAACACTTTCAGGATTTTCGCAATCCGGACATAACTATTCGGTTTTGATTTGTTTTGAGGATGTTTTAGCGAGTTATGTTACTCAGATGGTTGGTGATAGTGATTTTTTAGTTAATATTACTAATGATGCTTGGTTTGGTGGAAACCCCCAGAGCTTTCAGCATTTGGGCGTTATGACTTTAAGAGCTGTTGAGAACAGAGTTTCTATTGTCCGCAGTGCTAATACTGGAATTAGCGGTTGGGTATCTTTTAAAGGAGAAATTGAGAAACTAACCCATCAAGGTAAGGAAGTTTTTTTTCCGGCTATTAAAACTTTTCGAATTTCTTTGAATCGGGTACGAGGGGTTTATACTTTTTGGGGTGAGCTTTTCCCGGTTTTTTGTGGTATGTTTCTTTTAGCGGTTTTTATCAAAAGCAGCAAAGATTAG
- a CDS encoding PilT/PilU family type 4a pilus ATPase translates to MDFKNILELMIEKSATDIFLRVGSPLRGRINTEVEVLREDRFTFDEIKQIIEMITRERDRERLEKHRGCEFTYWYREYWRFRVGIFYQRNTPALVVRKIDLRIPSFLELNLPSAVLENFCTERRGLILLTGITGSGKSTTIASMIQFINNNYGRHILTVEEPVEFTFQDDKSVVNQREIGTDVESYHDALRQFALHSPDVMYIGNILDAETCHAALTAAETGVLVLSTLHTVNATSTIERIVNFFHPHQHAFVMNQLSFLLKGVLSQRLIPRADNLGMIPAYEVMTLSPSVSRLIKENKIWEIPKYIASGEHYGMMSFQQCLLKFVEEGKVTADHALQFSDTREELELLMRNKGLIKD, encoded by the coding sequence ATGGATTTTAAAAATATTTTAGAGTTGATGATTGAGAAAAGCGCTACCGATATTTTCTTGCGAGTAGGTAGTCCTTTACGTGGCAGGATTAATACTGAAGTTGAAGTCCTCAGGGAAGATAGATTTACTTTTGATGAAATTAAACAGATTATCGAAATGATTACTAGGGAGCGAGACCGGGAAAGGTTAGAGAAACACCGAGGTTGCGAATTTACTTATTGGTATCGAGAGTATTGGCGTTTTCGGGTCGGTATATTTTATCAACGAAACACTCCGGCCTTGGTCGTGCGTAAAATTGACTTAAGAATACCTTCATTTCTAGAACTTAATTTGCCTTCGGCGGTGTTAGAAAATTTCTGCACCGAGCGAAGAGGGTTGATTTTGCTTACCGGTATTACCGGAAGTGGTAAATCAACAACGATCGCCAGCATGATTCAATTTATCAATAATAACTATGGGCGTCATATACTCACGGTTGAGGAACCGGTCGAATTTACTTTTCAGGATGACAAATCAGTGGTTAATCAAAGGGAGATTGGAACTGATGTTGAGAGTTATCATGATGCTCTCAGGCAGTTTGCTTTACATTCACCGGACGTTATGTATATTGGTAATATCCTTGATGCTGAAACATGTCATGCGGCACTCACTGCCGCTGAAACCGGAGTTTTGGTTTTGTCTACGCTTCATACGGTGAATGCTACTTCTACTATAGAGAGGATTGTGAACTTTTTCCATCCTCATCAGCATGCCTTTGTTATGAATCAGCTTTCTTTTCTGCTCAAAGGAGTTCTTTCTCAGCGCTTGATTCCTCGTGCTGACAATTTGGGAATGATTCCAGCCTATGAAGTTATGACTCTTAGCCCATCGGTATCCCGACTTATAAAGGAGAACAAAATTTGGGAAATTCCTAAATATATTGCTTCTGGTGAGCATTACGGAATGATGAGTTTTCAACAATGTTTGTTGAAATTTGTCGAGGAAGGAAAAGTAACTGCAGATCATGCCTTACAGTTTTCCGATACCCGCGAAGAGTTAGAGCTGCTAATGCGTAATAAGGGATTAATAAAGGATTAA
- a CDS encoding adenosine-specific kinase: MKVNLEVIKVNKPKDLNVIIGQAHFIKTVEDIYEALISSSPTIKFGLAFSEASGECLVRTEGNDPELKKIASDNVLSLACGHMFFIALKESYPINVLNQIKNIPEVCRIFCATANPLEVIVCETAQGRALLGVVDGAKPKGLETEDDVRARKDLLRKFGYKL; this comes from the coding sequence ATGAAAGTTAATTTAGAAGTAATAAAAGTTAATAAACCGAAAGATTTAAACGTAATCATCGGTCAAGCCCATTTCATTAAAACAGTTGAAGATATCTATGAAGCACTCATTAGCAGTTCTCCGACGATAAAATTTGGCTTGGCTTTCTCCGAAGCTTCCGGTGAGTGTTTAGTCAGGACAGAAGGTAATGATCCAGAGCTAAAAAAAATAGCCAGCGATAATGTGTTAAGCTTGGCTTGCGGACATATGTTTTTTATAGCCTTAAAGGAGTCCTATCCGATTAACGTTTTAAATCAGATAAAAAATATTCCTGAAGTCTGTCGCATTTTTTGCGCTACAGCTAATCCGTTGGAGGTTATAGTTTGTGAGACTGCCCAGGGAAGAGCGCTTTTAGGAGTTGTTGATGGCGCTAAGCCCAAAGGCCTTGAGACTGAGGATGATGTTAGGGCGAGAAAAGATCTTTTAAGGAAGTTTGGATACAAGCTTTAA
- a CDS encoding lysophospholipid acyltransferase family protein has protein sequence MAKEKKKFLRRNAGWIAMRIFTYLNGITPLGWNYFLGSVLGSIAYLVVRRHRKIALEGLELAFPEKTVKQRKKIARQVFIFMAQSSFELLHCLKNIHQLKNISIEGEEYLRQALAKKKGVIIVTAHLGNFPLMSLKLAKAGYPVSFVTRPMRDEKTSDYIHGLRSATGVKTIFSYPRRECVNGIIKALANNEIVVMQMDQNFGTGGVWVKFFGQLAATPVGPIVLALRTQSAVVPAYIYRQTTGKHCIKISSEQQLDVAKEKDETVLANAIELTRIIEAWVREHDFQWSWIHRRWKSRPSKEVERLKFKIEQ, from the coding sequence ATGGCTAAAGAAAAAAAGAAATTCTTGCGTCGTAACGCTGGCTGGATTGCCATGCGAATTTTTACTTATCTTAACGGAATAACTCCTTTAGGCTGGAACTACTTTTTGGGTAGTGTTTTAGGAAGTATTGCTTACTTAGTGGTTAGGCGCCATCGTAAGATTGCTCTTGAAGGCCTAGAACTTGCTTTCCCGGAAAAAACAGTTAAACAACGCAAAAAAATAGCTCGTCAGGTATTCATTTTTATGGCTCAGAGTTCTTTTGAGCTGCTTCATTGCTTAAAGAATATTCATCAGCTGAAGAATATCAGTATTGAGGGGGAAGAATATTTAAGGCAAGCCTTAGCAAAGAAAAAAGGAGTTATAATTGTAACCGCCCATCTAGGTAATTTTCCGCTAATGAGTTTAAAGCTAGCAAAAGCCGGGTATCCGGTTAGCTTTGTTACTCGGCCGATGCGTGATGAGAAGACTAGTGATTATATTCATGGCCTAAGGAGTGCTACCGGAGTTAAAACAATTTTTTCTTATCCACGTCGTGAATGCGTAAATGGTATTATTAAGGCTTTAGCTAATAATGAGATAGTAGTAATGCAAATGGATCAGAATTTTGGTACTGGCGGCGTTTGGGTGAAATTTTTCGGCCAGTTGGCGGCTACACCAGTGGGGCCGATAGTTTTAGCTCTACGTACTCAAAGTGCGGTAGTACCGGCATATATATATCGTCAAACAACTGGTAAACATTGCATAAAGATATCTTCTGAACAGCAGTTAGACGTCGCCAAAGAAAAAGATGAAACCGTATTGGCTAATGCAATTGAGCTTACTCGGATTATCGAAGCATGGGTGAGAGAACATGATTTTCAGTGGTCATGGATTCATCGCCGTTGGAAATCGAGGCCTTCAAAAGAAGTTGAAAGATTAAAATTTAAAATAGAACAATAA
- the prfB gene encoding peptide chain release factor 2, which translates to MTQDIKKRIQQLEKDLVRFGQILKIEDKKGLIEKLQLKMAQPGFWNDQKIAASVVDELKVIKSDVDDWQDLYSAFKNVAEIESLNDSAFEKDIIKELSKLEVNAEQFKLKILFSGKFDNNNAIVEINSGAGGTEACDWASMIFRMYCRWAEDKGFKLKVLDELRGDEAGLKSVTFFIQGIRAYGLLRSERGVHRLVRISPFDSNKRRHTSFASVDVLPEIKDDVEIEIRPEELKIDTYRASGAGGQHVNVTDSAVRITHMPSGIVVACQNERSQHQNKQAAFGVLKAKLYERKEEENRKELEEVSGIKQRIEWGSQIRSYVLHPYLLVKDHRTNLEVHNAKNVLEGKLDDFIYAYLRFMSEVKKSA; encoded by the coding sequence ATGACTCAGGATATAAAAAAAAGAATTCAACAGCTAGAGAAAGATCTTGTTCGTTTTGGGCAAATTTTAAAGATAGAGGATAAAAAGGGGCTAATTGAAAAATTGCAACTTAAGATGGCTCAACCCGGATTTTGGAATGATCAAAAGATAGCAGCTAGCGTGGTTGATGAGCTAAAAGTTATTAAAAGTGACGTCGATGACTGGCAGGATTTATATAGTGCTTTTAAAAATGTAGCCGAGATTGAAAGTCTAAACGATTCGGCTTTTGAAAAGGATATCATTAAGGAGCTGAGTAAACTAGAAGTTAACGCTGAGCAGTTTAAGCTCAAAATTTTGTTTTCTGGTAAGTTTGACAATAATAATGCAATAGTAGAAATTAATTCCGGAGCCGGCGGAACTGAAGCTTGTGATTGGGCTTCAATGATTTTTAGGATGTATTGTCGCTGGGCCGAGGACAAAGGTTTTAAGCTCAAAGTTTTGGATGAATTGAGAGGAGACGAGGCCGGTTTAAAGAGCGTTACTTTTTTTATCCAGGGAATTAGGGCCTATGGCCTTTTGCGTTCTGAACGGGGGGTACATCGCTTAGTAAGGATTTCTCCTTTTGATTCTAATAAACGTCGTCATACTTCATTTGCTTCGGTAGATGTTCTTCCTGAGATAAAAGATGATGTTGAAATTGAAATAAGGCCTGAAGAGTTAAAAATAGATACCTATCGGGCGTCCGGTGCTGGCGGCCAGCACGTAAATGTTACTGATTCGGCAGTGCGGATTACTCATATGCCTAGTGGTATTGTGGTGGCTTGTCAAAATGAGCGTTCGCAACATCAAAATAAACAGGCTGCTTTTGGAGTGTTAAAAGCAAAGTTATATGAGCGCAAAGAAGAGGAGAATCGAAAGGAGCTGGAAGAAGTTTCCGGAATCAAACAAAGAATAGAGTGGGGTTCCCAGATTCGTTCTTATGTGTTACATCCTTATCTTTTAGTCAAGGATCATCGAACTAACTTAGAGGTTCATAATGCTAAGAACGTTCTTGAAGGTAAATTAGATGATTTTATTTATGCTTATTTAAGATTCATGAGTGAGGTTAAGAAAAGTGCTTAA
- a CDS encoding LacI family transcriptional regulator has translation MSSKITIKDVARKAGVSIATVSRFINNFPLRQENKDKVERAINELNYQPLLYARRLAGGKLNTFGLILPGYEGIFYSFYALEIIREVAASTAQNSIDLHLNIFWDKDNFQSSLVDGVIMADVIGNDQQLERLTKEEVPLIVINRRIDDPRISSISVDNFKGAYEAVEFLIHHGHKRIAHLAGDLRVQCSQERIDGYKSALVKNKIEFREDYVKSTNFSRKDAREGLDELFAKVDEAPTAIFCCSDEVASEVLSFAEEKRIEVPRSLSVIGFDDNPHCLYGNLMLTTVRQPLKAMVQQGVKILKDTIDENKPPQKLVLDTELIIRDTVGFL, from the coding sequence ATGTCTTCTAAAATAACCATCAAGGATGTTGCCAGAAAGGCGGGCGTTTCAATCGCTACGGTTTCTCGTTTTATCAATAATTTTCCTCTACGTCAAGAAAATAAAGATAAGGTTGAGCGGGCAATAAATGAGTTGAATTATCAACCTTTACTCTACGCTCGCAGACTCGCCGGCGGCAAACTTAATACTTTTGGCCTAATTCTTCCTGGTTATGAAGGGATATTTTATTCTTTTTACGCTTTAGAGATAATTCGTGAAGTCGCTGCATCAACGGCTCAAAACTCAATTGATTTGCATCTGAATATTTTTTGGGATAAAGACAACTTCCAAAGTTCCTTAGTCGACGGAGTCATAATGGCTGATGTTATTGGCAATGATCAGCAACTTGAGCGATTAACTAAGGAGGAGGTGCCCCTAATAGTTATAAATCGAAGGATTGATGATCCTAGGATTAGCTCGATATCTGTTGATAATTTTAAGGGAGCTTACGAGGCAGTAGAGTTTCTTATCCATCATGGACATAAAAGAATCGCCCATCTTGCCGGTGATTTACGCGTCCAATGCTCTCAGGAGAGGATTGATGGCTACAAAAGCGCTTTGGTTAAGAATAAAATTGAATTTCGGGAAGATTACGTTAAATCAACTAACTTTTCACGTAAGGATGCCCGGGAAGGCCTCGATGAGCTATTTGCTAAGGTTGATGAGGCTCCGACAGCAATTTTTTGCTGCAGTGATGAGGTAGCCTCAGAAGTTTTGAGTTTTGCCGAGGAAAAAAGAATCGAGGTTCCGAGATCTCTGAGCGTTATCGGTTTTGATGATAACCCTCACTGTCTTTATGGTAATTTAATGCTTACTACAGTTCGGCAACCCCTGAAAGCAATGGTCCAACAAGGGGTCAAGATTTTAAAAGATACTATCGATGAGAATAAACCTCCTCAGAAGCTGGTTCTTGATACAGAACTTATCATCAGAGACACAGTAGGATTTCTTTAA
- the secA gene encoding preprotein translocase subunit SecA, which yields MLKNIIFKNCQRKINKLKPQVEILLNKEIPTPALKIITSFAPLVVKVNSYEHELESKPKEFFKGKSNEFKSLIKARIAKASVDEHKDITEAVLDEILPFYFAMVREAAKRTVKMRHFDVQILGGIILHKNKIAEMVTGEGKTLVATLAASLNALLGQGVHIVTVNDYLAKRDREWMGPIYEYLGFSVGVIQQDMSPLERKVAYACDLTYGTNNEFGFDYLRDNMTTSPQSMVQRKHCYAIVDEVDSILIDEARTPLIISGPAESYIQKYYLADRAVRQIKVKVIIQRYDNTKEGTVTIKNRDGSQVVMTPQELEDHYEAIIEEKTHQAYFTPAGEKHCEKLLGIKSISDESPDKLSNPWSHYLTQSLRAHHLFAADKEYIVKEGKVLIVDEFTGRLMSGRRWSDGLHQAVEAKENLKIQEESQTLATITLQNYFRMYDKLAGMTGTAYTEANEFNHIYKLDVVVIPTNRPLLRVNHADRIYKTKKGKFAAVVSEVEELSKLKRPVLVGTTSIDDSEQLSFLLNKSGVTHSILNAKYHEKEARIVAQAGRLAQVTIATNMAGRGTDIVLGGNLDYFIKDILAKNNISLEDESYQEEYSRLYQQYKEKFKKDHDQVVALGGVHIIGTQRHESRRIDNQLRGRSGRQGDPGSSRFYVSLEDDLMRLFGSEKIYGLMDTLGFPEDQPIEHTIINHSLAVAQKRVEGHNFEIRKQLLQYDNIMNKQREVVYRQRREILESSDMREEIFLMLDDTIDKNVPLYFQEESDISGLIQWVKSKFDLELENEEIAKLAVEKIAEFVKAQLKEGYHQKEAKSVVDQMRQMERAASLWIVDSRWKEHLLVMDHLREGIHLRAHAHVDPLVEYQRESYLAFQDMISTIKEGIVEMVFKAKVKLLPEDVGVFSESPKDFIHSEYTPLENKSSKEKAAPPKVGEKRVGRNEPCPCGSGKKYKKCCGV from the coding sequence GTGCTTAAAAATATAATTTTTAAAAATTGTCAAAGAAAAATTAATAAGCTTAAGCCCCAGGTAGAGATTTTGTTAAACAAAGAGATTCCTACTCCGGCTTTAAAGATTATTACTAGTTTTGCGCCGCTGGTGGTTAAGGTTAACTCTTATGAGCATGAGCTCGAATCAAAGCCCAAAGAGTTTTTTAAGGGCAAATCTAATGAATTTAAAAGCCTGATTAAAGCAAGGATTGCCAAAGCTTCAGTTGATGAGCATAAAGATATAACCGAAGCTGTTTTAGACGAGATTTTGCCATTTTATTTTGCTATGGTTAGAGAGGCAGCTAAACGAACAGTTAAAATGCGTCACTTTGACGTACAGATTCTCGGTGGAATTATTTTGCATAAAAATAAAATAGCTGAAATGGTGACTGGTGAGGGAAAGACTCTTGTTGCAACTTTGGCAGCATCTTTAAATGCTCTTTTAGGCCAAGGGGTGCATATTGTTACGGTTAATGATTATCTAGCTAAGCGCGACCGAGAATGGATGGGGCCAATTTATGAATATTTAGGGTTTTCGGTGGGAGTTATTCAACAAGATATGTCTCCGCTTGAGCGAAAAGTAGCCTATGCTTGTGATCTTACTTATGGAACTAACAATGAGTTTGGGTTTGATTATCTTCGTGATAACATGACAACTTCTCCTCAAAGCATGGTTCAGCGTAAGCATTGTTACGCAATTGTTGATGAGGTTGATTCGATCTTAATTGATGAAGCCAGAACCCCGTTGATTATTTCTGGTCCGGCCGAGAGTTATATTCAGAAATACTATCTTGCTGATCGAGCCGTCCGCCAGATTAAGGTTAAGGTTATTATTCAAAGGTATGATAATACTAAGGAAGGAACAGTTACTATAAAAAATAGAGATGGCTCTCAGGTCGTAATGACACCGCAAGAGTTGGAGGATCATTACGAGGCGATCATCGAGGAAAAGACCCATCAGGCCTATTTTACTCCTGCTGGAGAAAAGCATTGCGAGAAATTATTAGGGATAAAGAGTATTTCCGATGAATCCCCGGATAAGCTTTCTAATCCTTGGTCACATTATCTTACACAATCTTTAAGGGCGCATCATCTTTTCGCTGCCGATAAAGAGTATATTGTAAAAGAGGGCAAGGTTTTAATAGTTGATGAGTTTACTGGAAGGCTTATGTCTGGTCGGCGTTGGTCAGACGGTCTTCATCAGGCTGTTGAGGCTAAGGAGAATTTGAAGATACAAGAGGAATCACAAACTCTGGCTACGATAACTCTTCAGAATTATTTTCGAATGTATGATAAATTAGCCGGGATGACCGGAACAGCTTACACCGAAGCCAATGAGTTTAATCATATTTATAAATTAGATGTTGTAGTTATACCAACTAATCGTCCGCTCCTCAGGGTTAATCATGCTGATAGAATTTATAAGACCAAGAAAGGTAAATTTGCTGCCGTAGTTAGCGAAGTAGAAGAGCTTTCTAAGTTAAAACGCCCAGTTTTGGTTGGGACAACATCAATCGACGATTCAGAGCAGCTTTCTTTTTTGCTTAATAAAAGCGGTGTCACTCATAGTATACTTAATGCAAAATATCATGAAAAAGAGGCCCGTATTGTTGCTCAGGCTGGACGATTAGCCCAAGTGACTATTGCGACTAATATGGCTGGCCGAGGAACCGATATTGTTTTAGGTGGCAATCTTGATTACTTTATAAAAGATATTCTGGCTAAAAATAATATATCTTTAGAAGATGAATCTTATCAAGAGGAGTATTCTCGGCTTTATCAGCAATATAAGGAAAAGTTTAAAAAAGATCATGATCAGGTTGTAGCTTTAGGTGGAGTGCATATTATTGGAACTCAACGCCATGAGTCAAGAAGAATAGATAACCAGTTACGGGGAAGATCAGGAAGACAAGGCGATCCCGGATCATCTCGTTTTTACGTTTCCCTAGAAGATGATTTAATGCGTCTTTTTGGGTCCGAAAAAATATACGGGTTAATGGATACTCTTGGTTTTCCCGAAGACCAGCCAATAGAGCACACAATTATCAATCATTCTTTAGCCGTAGCTCAAAAGAGAGTTGAAGGGCATAACTTTGAAATACGTAAACAGCTATTGCAGTATGATAATATAATGAATAAGCAGCGGGAAGTTGTCTATCGTCAGAGAAGGGAGATTTTAGAGAGTAGCGATATGCGCGAGGAGATCTTTTTAATGCTTGATGATACAATTGATAAGAATGTACCGTTATACTTTCAAGAGGAAAGCGATATTTCCGGTCTCATCCAATGGGTAAAATCAAAGTTTGACTTAGAGCTAGAGAATGAAGAGATTGCTAAATTAGCGGTTGAAAAAATAGCTGAATTTGTAAAGGCTCAATTAAAAGAGGGCTATCATCAGAAAGAGGCTAAGTCTGTAGTTGATCAGATGCGCCAAATGGAGAGGGCGGCCAGTCTTTGGATAGTTGACTCGCGTTGGAAAGAGCATCTTTTAGTGATGGATCACCTTCGGGAAGGAATACATTTGAGAGCTCATGCTCATGTAGATCCTTTGGTTGAGTATCAACGAGAGTCATATCTTGCTTTTCAAGATATGATTTCAACTATCAAGGAGGGGATAGTTGAAATGGTTTTTAAAGCTAAAGTTAAACTGCTTCCTGAAGATGTCGGTGTTTTTTCAGAATCACCCAAAGATTTTATTCATTCTGAATACACACCCTTAGAGAATAAGTCTTCTAAGGAAAAGGCCGCTCCGCCTAAAGTAGGAGAAAAAAGGGTTGGTCGTAACGAACCCTGTCCTTGTGGGAGTGGAAAGAAATATAAGAAGTGTTGTGGAGTCTAA
- a CDS encoding MGMT family protein: MTNFEKKVLRIVSKIPLGQVRSYKWVAIKTGRPKAYRAVANALRKNPYPLFVPCHRVVKSSNQAGGYSLGSDLKVNLINLEKKIKDMVK; this comes from the coding sequence ATGACTAATTTTGAGAAAAAGGTGTTACGGATAGTTTCAAAGATACCTTTGGGCCAGGTGCGTAGCTATAAATGGGTAGCTATAAAGACCGGTCGCCCTAAGGCTTATCGGGCAGTAGCCAATGCTCTTAGGAAAAATCCTTATCCTTTGTTTGTTCCTTGTCATCGGGTAGTTAAATCATCGAATCAGGCCGGCGGGTATTCCTTGGGAAGCGACCTTAAGGTAAACTTAATAAATTTAGAGAAAAAAATTAAAGATATGGTAAAATAA
- a CDS encoding ROK family protein, translating into MSKKYSLGIGLNLFDARAVLLNDEGKVLAKVIKNRSTVNANETLATLLELFEGILAKSKRYKSSIEGVGLALGGIVNSKKGIVYWPQPPDSYVAVPLGDYLRKKFGLSVYIENDANACAWAEYQANFSKYKNIVYLFSGVGCGVIANGNIYKGRDGAAGELFLNPKAVMSSYLGDFSFLKAWPADLDIVKRAKTAISLGQETSLVKKISSSGELFLESIFEEANKKDKLARDLIKEAARTLGVKAAFLINLLNPEAVVIGGGLESAGEFFLEECINSVKKFSFNEMRKGCKITLSCLGNDATSLGAAMLVFKENTLQR; encoded by the coding sequence ATGAGTAAGAAATATTCTTTAGGTATTGGTCTTAATCTTTTTGATGCCCGAGCAGTTCTTTTGAATGATGAAGGTAAAGTTTTAGCAAAGGTGATCAAAAATAGGAGTACCGTTAATGCCAACGAAACTTTGGCAACTTTACTAGAGTTGTTTGAAGGGATTCTTGCTAAGTCTAAGCGATATAAATCTTCGATAGAGGGAGTGGGTCTTGCCTTAGGCGGAATTGTAAATAGTAAAAAAGGAATTGTTTACTGGCCTCAGCCGCCGGATTCTTATGTGGCAGTCCCTTTGGGAGATTATCTCAGGAAGAAATTTGGCCTTAGCGTTTATATTGAAAATGATGCCAATGCTTGCGCTTGGGCTGAGTACCAAGCTAATTTTTCAAAATACAAAAATATTGTTTATTTGTTTTCAGGGGTGGGTTGCGGCGTTATTGCCAACGGCAACATATATAAAGGTAGAGATGGGGCTGCTGGAGAGTTGTTTTTAAATCCCAAAGCAGTTATGTCTTCATATCTAGGCGATTTTTCTTTTCTTAAAGCTTGGCCGGCTGACTTGGATATAGTTAAGCGGGCTAAAACTGCCATTTCCTTGGGTCAAGAAACTAGCTTAGTAAAAAAGATAAGTTCTAGCGGCGAATTGTTTTTAGAATCTATATTTGAGGAGGCTAATAAGAAAGATAAACTTGCTCGGGATTTAATAAAAGAGGCTGCTCGAACTTTAGGCGTAAAAGCTGCCTTTTTAATTAACTTACTTAACCCGGAAGCAGTTGTTATTGGTGGCGGTTTAGAGAGTGCCGGAGAATTCTTTTTAGAAGAATGTATAAACTCGGTAAAGAAGTTTTCTTTTAACGAGATGAGAAAGGGCTGTAAAATAACCCTTTCTTGCTTGGGTAATGATGCGACTTCTCTTGGGGCAGCAATGTTAGTTTTTAAAGAAAATACTTTACAGAGATAG